A part of Tardiphaga sp. vice304 genomic DNA contains:
- the rpoN gene encoding RNA polymerase factor sigma-54, whose protein sequence is MALTQRLEFRQSQSLVMTPQLMQAIKLLQLSNLDLSTFVEDELERNPLLERASDGSEPAIAGEAGPERAEFTDHARDDSFSGQEGSGDSSDFSDRGISDGFDAPAPDEWMNRELGSRAEIEQTLDTGLENVFSEEPSEAAARNAQDSAPTSYTEWGGGASSDDSYNLEAFVAAEVTLGSHLAEQLAVAFTSPQLRMIGQYLIDLVDEAGYLPPDLGDVGERLGASAADVETVIGVLQKFDPPGVCARSLSECLAIQLREQDRYDPAMQALVEHLDLLAKRDIASLRKICGVDDADLADMIGEIRRLDPKPGLKYGSARTQTVVPDVYVRPGPDGGWHVELNSDTLPRVLVNQVYYSELSKTIRKDGDKSYFTDCLQNATWLVRALDQRARTILKVATEIVRQQDGFFTQGVAHLRPLNLKAVADAIQMHESTVSRVTANKYMATNRGSFELKYFFTASIASADGGEAHSAEAVRHHIKQLIDNESPSVILSDDTIVERLREVGIDIARRTVAKYREAMRIPSSVQRRRDKQSMLGNALTAPASSSSDRSRDTAPA, encoded by the coding sequence ATGGCGCTGACGCAGAGACTAGAGTTTCGTCAATCCCAGTCGCTGGTGATGACGCCGCAGCTGATGCAGGCGATCAAGCTGCTGCAGCTCTCTAACCTCGACCTCTCGACCTTTGTCGAGGATGAACTGGAGCGCAATCCGCTGCTGGAGCGCGCGAGCGATGGCAGCGAGCCCGCGATCGCCGGCGAGGCCGGGCCCGAGCGCGCCGAATTTACCGACCACGCTCGCGACGACAGCTTTTCCGGCCAGGAAGGCTCAGGCGATTCCTCAGATTTTTCCGACCGCGGCATCAGCGACGGCTTCGATGCTCCCGCGCCCGACGAGTGGATGAACAGGGAACTCGGCAGCCGCGCCGAGATCGAGCAGACCCTCGACACCGGCCTCGAGAACGTGTTTTCGGAGGAGCCGTCGGAAGCCGCGGCCCGCAATGCGCAGGATTCCGCACCGACTTCCTATACCGAATGGGGCGGCGGCGCCTCTTCCGACGACAGCTACAACCTGGAAGCCTTTGTCGCGGCCGAAGTGACGCTGGGCAGCCATCTCGCCGAGCAACTGGCGGTCGCCTTCACGTCGCCGCAGCTGCGCATGATCGGGCAATATCTGATCGATCTGGTTGATGAGGCCGGTTACCTGCCGCCGGACCTCGGTGACGTCGGCGAGCGGCTCGGCGCGTCGGCAGCTGATGTCGAGACCGTGATCGGCGTGCTGCAGAAATTCGATCCGCCCGGCGTTTGCGCGCGGAGCCTGAGCGAGTGCCTCGCCATCCAGTTGCGCGAACAGGACCGCTATGATCCCGCGATGCAGGCGCTGGTCGAGCATCTGGATCTGCTGGCCAAGCGGGACATCGCCAGCCTGCGCAAGATCTGCGGCGTCGACGACGCGGATCTGGCCGACATGATCGGCGAGATCCGGAGGCTCGATCCGAAGCCCGGCCTCAAATACGGCTCGGCGCGGACCCAGACCGTGGTGCCCGATGTCTATGTGCGGCCCGGCCCCGACGGCGGCTGGCATGTCGAGCTTAACAGCGACACGCTGCCGCGCGTGCTGGTCAACCAGGTGTATTATTCCGAACTGTCGAAGACGATCCGCAAGGACGGCGACAAGTCATACTTCACCGATTGCCTGCAGAACGCCACATGGCTGGTGCGCGCGCTCGACCAGCGCGCCCGCACCATTCTGAAAGTCGCGACCGAAATCGTCCGCCAGCAGGATGGTTTCTTCACGCAGGGCGTGGCGCATCTGCGGCCGCTGAATCTGAAAGCGGTGGCCGACGCGATCCAGATGCACGAATCGACGGTGTCGCGCGTTACCGCCAATAAATATATGGCGACCAATCGTGGCAGTTTTGAATTGAAATATTTCTTCACCGCCTCGATCGCCTCCGCCGACGGCGGCGAAGCGCATTCGGCGGAAGCCGTGCGGCATCACATCAAGCAATTGATCGATAATGAAAGCCCATCGGTCATCCTGTCGGATGATACCATCGTGGAGCGGCTGCGTGAGGTGGGCATCGATATTGCGCGCCGCACTGTGGCGAAATACCGCGAGGCGATGCGGATCCCTTCATCGGTGCAACGCCGGCGCGACAAGCAAAGCATGCTGGGAAATGCCCTGACGGCGCCTGCCTCCTCCTCTTCCGACCGTTCCCGCGACACCGCACCAGCTTGA
- the lptB gene encoding LPS export ABC transporter ATP-binding protein: MVDVLGMFRRRAPKRGPKGFARAEPDITALSGEMGELLAPVREAPELPRSAAPVAVTPRQEAPAQPPRRAEKQARRKATAPQMATHAGYLAVHSVEKSFGSRQVVRGVSIYVRRGEAVGLLGPNGAGKTTVFYMITGLIKPDRGAIELDGHDVTRLPMYQRARLGIGYLPQEASIFRGLTVEQNIRAVLEVIEPSKKKREYELDALLDEFNVQKLRKSPSIALSGGERRRVEIARALATRPNYMLLDEPFAGIDPIAVGDIQDLVRHLTNRGIGVLITDHNVRETLGLTDRAYIVYAGEILTEGSPEEIVANPDVRRLYLGEEFRL; encoded by the coding sequence ATGGTTGATGTCCTCGGCATGTTCCGCCGGCGCGCCCCCAAGCGCGGCCCGAAAGGCTTCGCGCGCGCGGAGCCGGACATCACGGCGCTGTCCGGTGAGATGGGAGAGCTGTTGGCGCCGGTCCGTGAGGCGCCCGAGCTGCCGCGATCGGCCGCCCCGGTTGCCGTTACGCCCCGGCAGGAAGCGCCTGCACAGCCCCCCCGGCGCGCCGAAAAACAGGCCCGCCGCAAGGCGACCGCGCCGCAGATGGCCACCCATGCCGGTTATCTTGCCGTGCACAGCGTGGAAAAGAGCTTCGGCTCTCGCCAGGTGGTGCGCGGCGTCAGCATCTATGTGCGGCGCGGCGAGGCGGTCGGCCTGCTCGGCCCCAACGGCGCCGGCAAGACCACGGTGTTCTACATGATCACCGGTCTGATCAAGCCCGACCGTGGCGCCATCGAGCTCGACGGCCACGACGTCACCCGGCTGCCGATGTACCAGCGCGCCCGGCTCGGCATCGGCTATCTGCCGCAGGAAGCCTCGATTTTCCGGGGGCTTACGGTCGAGCAGAACATCCGCGCGGTGCTCGAGGTGATCGAGCCCAGCAAGAAGAAGCGCGAATACGAACTCGACGCCCTGCTCGACGAATTCAACGTGCAGAAACTGCGAAAATCGCCGTCGATCGCATTGTCCGGCGGCGAGCGTCGCCGCGTCGAGATCGCGCGCGCGCTGGCGACCCGGCCGAATTACATGCTGCTCGACGAACCGTTCGCCGGCATCGACCCGATCGCCGTGGGCGACATCCAGGATCTGGTGCGCCATCTCACCAACCGGGGTATCGGTGTACTCATCACCGACCACAACGTCCGCGAGACATTGGGGCTGACAGATCGCGCCTACATCGTCTATGCTGGTGAGATCCTGACCGAGGGATCTCCCGAGGAGATCGTGGCCAATCCGGATGTCCGCCGCCTGTATCTCGGCGAGGAATTCCGCCTCTAG
- a CDS encoding LptA/OstA family protein: MSRFSLPDRVAAACAVVVVLAGAGAALAQSAVQGVPNAMQGFSQNRDQPIQIEAASLEMRDKKKEATFTGDVKVVQGDTTMKSKSLVVFYDGGGAATPAPGAPAAKGAKAPIKAAQPGPGGSSSIRRLEARGSVVVTQKDQVVTGETAVFDTKTNLVTMLGGVVLTQGKNVLRGDRLVVDMTTGTSRVESDTGRVQGLFQSSPSTPPAPGGAKPK; the protein is encoded by the coding sequence ATGTCCCGCTTCAGTCTTCCTGACCGTGTTGCTGCGGCCTGCGCCGTGGTCGTGGTGCTGGCCGGTGCCGGCGCCGCGCTGGCGCAGAGCGCGGTGCAGGGCGTGCCCAATGCCATGCAGGGTTTTTCGCAGAACCGCGACCAGCCGATCCAGATCGAGGCCGCCTCGCTGGAAATGCGCGACAAGAAGAAGGAAGCCACCTTCACCGGCGATGTGAAGGTGGTGCAGGGCGACACCACGATGAAGTCGAAGAGCCTGGTGGTGTTCTATGACGGCGGCGGCGCGGCGACGCCGGCGCCCGGCGCCCCCGCTGCAAAGGGAGCGAAAGCGCCGATCAAGGCGGCGCAGCCCGGCCCGGGCGGCAGTTCGTCGATCCGGCGGCTCGAGGCGCGCGGCAGCGTCGTCGTCACCCAGAAGGACCAGGTCGTCACCGGCGAGACCGCGGTATTCGACACCAAGACCAACCTCGTCACCATGCTGGGCGGCGTTGTGCTGACACAGGGCAAGAACGTGCTGCGCGGCGACCGCCTTGTCGTGGACATGACAACGGGCACGTCACGGGTGGAATCCGACACCGGACGCGTGCAGGGCCTGTTTCAATCGTCGCCATCCACCCCGCCGGCCCCGGGCGGCGCCAAGCCGAAGTGA
- a CDS encoding LysR family transcriptional regulator: protein MELAWLDDFIELSERLNFSRAAEARHVTQPAFSRRIQALESWIGTPLFARSTHGVTLTAAGLHLRSRADAMARDIRQLRSEALDVAGRETAALSFTATHALSFTFFPKWIREQERAAPLGTLNLISDSMAACEQIMQRGRAQFLLCHAHRNSPNRLDADGFDSAVVGHDVLIPLAAPAPDGGALWSLDEATKAPIPYLAYSAESGLGRIVAAHKARKRRALDNVFTSQLAATLHSLALARRGIAWLPQSLAQDDIDHGRLVAAGGRASRIAVEIRLYRPHAHQGRAAEALWARLKV from the coding sequence ATGGAACTGGCGTGGCTGGACGACTTCATCGAGCTATCCGAGCGGCTGAATTTTTCCCGCGCGGCAGAGGCGCGCCACGTCACCCAGCCGGCGTTCAGCCGCCGCATCCAGGCGCTGGAATCATGGATCGGCACGCCGTTGTTCGCCCGCTCCACGCATGGCGTGACGCTGACGGCGGCAGGTTTGCATCTGCGCTCGCGGGCCGATGCGATGGCGCGCGACATCCGGCAATTGCGCTCGGAAGCGCTCGACGTCGCCGGCCGCGAGACCGCGGCGCTGTCGTTTACCGCGACCCACGCGCTGTCCTTCACCTTCTTTCCGAAATGGATTCGCGAGCAGGAACGCGCCGCGCCGCTCGGCACGCTGAATCTGATCTCCGACTCAATGGCGGCCTGCGAGCAGATCATGCAACGCGGCCGCGCCCAGTTCCTGCTCTGCCACGCGCATCGCAACAGCCCGAACCGGCTCGACGCCGACGGCTTTGACAGCGCGGTGGTCGGCCATGACGTGCTGATCCCGCTGGCCGCACCGGCTCCGGACGGCGGCGCGCTGTGGTCACTCGACGAGGCCACGAAAGCGCCGATCCCATATCTCGCCTATAGCGCCGAATCCGGCCTTGGCCGCATCGTCGCCGCCCACAAGGCGAGGAAGCGGCGCGCGCTCGACAACGTGTTTACCTCGCAGCTGGCGGCGACGCTGCATTCGCTCGCGCTGGCGCGACGCGGCATTGCGTGGCTGCCGCAATCGCTCGCGCAGGACGACATCGATCACGGCCGGCTGGTCGCCGCCGGCGGCCGGGCCTCGCGCATCGCGGTGGAGATCCGGCTGTACCGTCCGCACGCCCATCAGGGCCGCGCCGCGGAGGCGCTGTGGGCGCGGCTGAAAGTTTGA
- a CDS encoding Hsp20 family protein — MSRVPSLSSPFLLGFDEIERALDRVVKGADGYPPYNIERCDRNSGQPERLRITLAVAGFTRDQLDVTTEENQLVIRGRQQDDKSRQYIHRGIAARHFQRTFVLAEGMQVLGADLKNGLLSIDLTRPEPERVVKTIAINEHE; from the coding sequence ATGTCTCGTGTTCCTTCGTTATCCAGTCCGTTCCTGTTGGGCTTCGACGAGATCGAGCGTGCGCTCGACCGCGTTGTCAAAGGCGCCGACGGCTATCCTCCGTACAATATCGAGCGGTGCGACCGTAACAGCGGTCAGCCCGAACGCCTGCGCATCACGCTGGCGGTGGCGGGGTTCACCCGCGATCAACTCGATGTCACCACCGAGGAAAACCAGCTCGTCATTCGGGGTCGCCAGCAGGACGACAAGTCCCGGCAGTACATCCACCGCGGTATTGCGGCACGCCACTTCCAGCGCACCTTCGTGCTGGCGGAGGGGATGCAGGTATTGGGAGCGGATCTGAAGAACGGGTTGTTGTCGATCGACCTCACCAGGCCGGAGCCTGAAAGGGTCGTTAAGACAATCGCTATCAATGAGCACGAATAA
- a CDS encoding sn-glycerol-3-phosphate import ATP-binding protein UgpC, whose product MSNVSLRHVRKTYPGGFEAIKGVNFEIADGQFCVLVGPSGCGKSTLLRMVAGLETITSGEIDIGGRVVNEVEPADRDIAMVFQNYALYPHMSVYNNMAYGLRNRGMKEPEIDARVREAAKILEIGAMLDRKPRQLSGGQRQRVAMGRAIVRQPKVFLFDEPLSNLDAKLRVAMRVEIRKLQRRLKTTSIYVTHDQLEAMTLADILVVMNGGEVEQIGNPLEIYRKPATTFVASFIGAPPMNLIPMRSGEIGLQFAGDSRSQAETGILGVRPEDLTISPDAVATGGIALDLTVEAIERVGPETFVYGARDGAHGISTTPGELPAGEVIVRVPGQIAPAVGERIRAIAPRDKLHLFSADGRSRIDT is encoded by the coding sequence ATGTCGAACGTCTCGCTGCGCCATGTGCGCAAGACCTATCCCGGCGGCTTCGAGGCCATCAAGGGCGTCAATTTCGAAATCGCTGACGGGCAGTTCTGTGTGCTGGTCGGCCCCTCCGGCTGCGGCAAGTCGACCTTGCTGCGCATGGTGGCGGGGCTGGAAACCATTACCTCAGGCGAGATCGACATCGGCGGCCGCGTCGTCAACGAGGTCGAGCCGGCGGATCGCGACATCGCGATGGTGTTCCAGAACTACGCACTGTATCCGCATATGAGCGTCTACAACAACATGGCCTACGGCCTGCGCAATCGCGGCATGAAGGAGCCCGAGATCGACGCCCGCGTCCGCGAGGCCGCGAAGATTCTCGAAATCGGCGCCATGCTCGATCGCAAGCCGCGGCAACTCTCCGGCGGCCAGCGCCAGCGCGTCGCGATGGGCCGCGCCATCGTGCGGCAGCCAAAAGTGTTTCTGTTCGACGAGCCGCTGTCCAATCTCGACGCCAAGCTGCGCGTGGCGATGCGGGTCGAGATCCGCAAATTGCAGCGCCGGTTGAAGACCACCTCGATCTACGTCACCCACGACCAGCTCGAGGCGATGACGCTGGCCGATATCCTGGTGGTGATGAATGGCGGCGAGGTCGAGCAGATCGGCAATCCGCTGGAAATCTACCGCAAGCCCGCCACCACCTTCGTCGCCTCCTTCATCGGCGCGCCGCCGATGAACCTGATCCCGATGCGATCAGGCGAGATCGGCCTTCAATTCGCCGGCGACAGCCGTAGCCAGGCCGAAACCGGCATTCTCGGCGTCCGGCCCGAGGACCTGACGATCTCCCCCGACGCGGTCGCCACCGGCGGCATCGCGCTGGACCTGACCGTGGAAGCCATCGAGCGGGTCGGCCCGGAAACCTTCGTCTACGGTGCCCGCGACGGCGCGCACGGCATCAGCACCACGCCGGGCGAATTGCCGGCGGGCGAAGTCATCGTCCGCGTGCCCGGCCAGATTGCGCCCGCCGTGGGCGAGCGAATCCGGGCCATCGCGCCCCGCGACAAATTGCATCTGTTCAGCGCCGACGGCCGCAGCCGGATCGATACCTGA
- a CDS encoding LysR family transcriptional regulator encodes MDKLSSLRAFVKVVELGSFSEAGRQLRLSRSAISKYVGELEQSLGVQLLNRTTRHAAPTENGQAYFERALSVLADLDAADQAVAQAQSTPRGLLRVNAPMSFGTLQLGPAIADFMAQYPELQIHLVLSDDQVDPTQGGHDVTLRIADLESSSLIARRIVGIDRVICAAPDYLARHGTPATPAELRKHSLLTYGFLLTGNQWKLTGADGDHWIQPSWNLCANNAEVLCDAAVKGRGIALLPTFIAGRAMRDGWLQAFLADYKAPSLALYAIYPPTRHLAVKVRLFIDFLVARFAAQQDW; translated from the coding sequence ATGGACAAACTCAGCAGCCTCCGTGCCTTCGTCAAAGTGGTCGAGCTCGGCAGCTTCTCCGAGGCCGGGCGGCAATTGCGGCTGTCGCGCTCGGCGATCTCCAAATATGTCGGCGAACTCGAGCAGAGCCTCGGCGTGCAGCTGCTCAACCGCACCACGCGGCACGCCGCCCCGACCGAGAACGGCCAGGCCTATTTCGAACGCGCGCTGTCGGTGCTGGCCGATCTCGACGCCGCCGACCAGGCGGTGGCGCAGGCCCAGTCAACGCCGCGCGGGCTGCTGCGCGTGAACGCGCCGATGTCCTTTGGGACGCTGCAGCTCGGACCCGCGATTGCGGACTTCATGGCGCAATATCCCGAACTGCAGATCCATCTGGTGCTGTCGGACGACCAGGTCGACCCGACCCAGGGCGGCCATGACGTCACGCTGCGCATTGCCGACCTGGAATCGTCGAGTTTAATCGCGCGACGGATCGTCGGCATCGACCGCGTGATCTGCGCCGCGCCGGACTATCTCGCCCGGCATGGCACGCCCGCGACGCCCGCCGAACTGCGAAAACATTCGCTGCTGACTTATGGCTTCCTGCTCACCGGCAACCAGTGGAAGCTGACCGGCGCCGATGGCGATCACTGGATCCAGCCGAGCTGGAATCTGTGCGCCAACAATGCCGAAGTGCTGTGCGATGCCGCTGTCAAAGGTCGGGGCATCGCGTTGCTGCCGACCTTTATCGCCGGCCGCGCGATGCGTGACGGCTGGCTGCAAGCGTTTCTCGCCGACTACAAGGCGCCATCGCTGGCGCTCTATGCGATCTATCCGCCGACCCGCCATTTGGCGGTCAAGGTACGGCTGTTCATTGATTTCCTGGTGGCGCGCTTTGCTGCACAACAGGACTGGTGA
- the lptC gene encoding LPS export ABC transporter periplasmic protein LptC, translating into MNSVQIPTYQAGMDVRFRAAARHSRLVRLLRVAVPAAVVLSMAMIVGISIFNPFRMILSRLPVDMSNLVVSGTKITMETPHLAGFSPDGRPYELWAKTATQDLTDPDNVELNVLRAKVLMEDKSTMTMDARTGFFNSKTQLLKLYKDIFMQTSTGYEARLSQAVIDIAAGTVTSDEPVDVKLLNGTLVGKRLRITENGELVRFEGGVVMNLVMDQPPAVPEAAPEPDAVPAPAPAKAKASKDKRANAK; encoded by the coding sequence GTGAATTCGGTTCAGATCCCGACCTATCAAGCCGGAATGGACGTCCGGTTCAGGGCCGCTGCACGCCATTCCAGGCTTGTGCGGCTGCTGCGCGTCGCCGTGCCGGCAGCCGTCGTGCTGTCGATGGCCATGATCGTCGGTATTTCGATCTTCAACCCGTTCCGGATGATCCTGTCGCGGCTGCCGGTCGACATGAGCAACCTGGTCGTGTCCGGCACCAAGATCACGATGGAAACGCCGCATCTGGCCGGCTTCTCGCCGGACGGTCGGCCCTATGAATTATGGGCCAAGACCGCCACGCAGGACCTCACCGACCCCGACAATGTCGAGCTCAATGTGCTGCGCGCCAAGGTGCTGATGGAAGACAAGTCGACCATGACGATGGACGCCCGCACCGGCTTCTTCAATTCCAAGACCCAGTTGCTCAAGCTGTACAAAGACATTTTCATGCAGACCTCGACCGGCTACGAAGCCCGTCTCAGCCAGGCCGTGATCGACATCGCGGCGGGGACGGTGACGTCCGACGAGCCGGTCGATGTGAAATTGCTGAACGGGACGCTGGTCGGCAAGCGGTTGCGGATTACCGAGAATGGCGAGTTGGTGCGCTTCGAGGGCGGTGTGGTGATGAATCTGGTGATGGACCAGCCGCCCGCTGTACCGGAGGCTGCGCCTGAGCCGGACGCCGTGCCCGCGCCGGCCCCTGCCAAGGCCAAGGCCTCCAAAGACAAGCGCGCCAACGCGAAATGA
- the ptsN gene encoding PTS IIA-like nitrogen regulatory protein PtsN has translation MTITDLVAPEAILSALKVNSKKQALQELSARAAVLTGQTERAIFEVLLQREKLGTTAVGYGVAIPHGKLPTLNKLFGMFARLERPIDFEAMDGQPVDLVFLLLAPEGAGADHLKALARIARLLRDQDVAKKLRASRDAQAIYSVLALPPATAA, from the coding sequence ATGACGATTACCGATCTGGTGGCGCCCGAGGCGATTCTCTCGGCGTTGAAGGTCAACAGCAAGAAGCAGGCGCTGCAGGAATTATCCGCGCGCGCCGCGGTGCTGACCGGCCAAACCGAGCGTGCCATCTTCGAGGTGCTGCTGCAGCGTGAAAAGCTCGGCACCACTGCCGTCGGCTACGGCGTCGCCATTCCGCACGGCAAGCTGCCGACGCTGAACAAATTGTTCGGCATGTTTGCGCGGCTGGAGCGCCCGATCGATTTCGAGGCGATGGATGGTCAGCCGGTCGATCTCGTGTTCCTGCTGCTCGCCCCGGAAGGCGCCGGCGCCGATCATCTGAAGGCGCTGGCGCGAATAGCCCGGCTGCTGCGTGATCAGGACGTCGCCAAGAAGCTGCGCGCCTCGCGCGATGCCCAGGCGATCTACTCGGTACTGGCGCTGCCGCCGGCGACGGCCGCCTGA
- a CDS encoding mandelate racemase/muconate lactonizing enzyme family protein gives MQIVDVREITQPIASPIRNAYIDFSKMTTSLVAVVTDVIRDGRRVVGYGFNSNGRYGQGGLIRERFQNRILEADPKSLINAAGDNLDPHRIWAAMMSNEKPGGHGERSVAVGTLDMAIWDATAKIAGKPLFRMLAESKGREADPRVFVYAAGGYYYPGKDDSALQAEMRSYLNRGYNVVKMKIGGAPIDEDRRRIEAVLKEIGSEARLAVDANGRLDLETAIAYAKMLRDYPLFWYEEVGDPLDYALQASLSEFYPGPMATGENLFSHQDARNLLRYGGMRPDRDWLQFDCALSYGLVEYLRTLDVLEQFGWSPTRCIPHGGHQMSLNIAAGLGLGGNESYPDLFQPYGGFPDSVKVIDGHITMPELPGIGFEGKSDLIKVMRELAE, from the coding sequence ATGCAGATCGTCGACGTCCGCGAAATCACCCAGCCGATCGCCTCGCCGATTCGCAATGCCTATATCGACTTCTCGAAGATGACGACCAGCCTGGTCGCCGTCGTCACCGACGTGATCAGGGACGGCCGCCGCGTGGTCGGCTACGGCTTCAATTCCAACGGCCGCTACGGTCAGGGCGGGTTGATCCGCGAGCGCTTCCAGAACCGCATCCTCGAGGCCGATCCGAAGAGCCTCATCAACGCCGCCGGCGACAATCTCGATCCGCACCGGATCTGGGCCGCGATGATGTCGAATGAGAAGCCGGGCGGCCATGGCGAGCGATCGGTGGCGGTCGGCACGCTGGACATGGCGATCTGGGACGCGACCGCAAAAATCGCCGGCAAGCCGCTGTTTCGCATGCTGGCCGAGAGCAAGGGCCGCGAGGCCGATCCGCGCGTGTTCGTCTATGCCGCCGGCGGCTATTACTATCCGGGCAAGGACGACTCGGCGCTGCAGGCGGAGATGCGCAGCTATCTCAACCGCGGTTACAATGTCGTCAAAATGAAGATCGGCGGGGCGCCGATCGACGAAGACCGCCGCCGCATCGAGGCGGTGCTGAAGGAAATCGGTTCTGAGGCGCGGCTCGCGGTCGACGCGAACGGCCGGCTCGATCTGGAGACCGCGATCGCTTATGCCAAGATGCTGCGCGACTATCCGCTGTTCTGGTACGAGGAAGTCGGCGACCCCCTTGATTATGCGCTACAGGCATCGCTGAGCGAATTCTATCCCGGCCCGATGGCGACCGGCGAGAATCTGTTCTCGCACCAGGACGCCCGCAACCTGCTGCGCTACGGCGGCATGCGCCCGGACCGCGACTGGCTGCAGTTCGACTGCGCGCTGTCCTATGGCCTGGTGGAATATCTGCGCACGCTCGACGTGCTCGAACAGTTCGGCTGGTCGCCGACGCGCTGCATTCCGCATGGCGGCCACCAGATGTCGCTCAACATTGCGGCCGGCCTGGGCCTTGGCGGCAACGAGAGCTATCCCGACCTGTTCCAGCCCTATGGCGGCTTTCCGGACAGCGTCAAGGTGATCGACGGCCACATCACCATGCCCGAACTGCCGGGCATCGGCTTCGAGGGCAAGTCGGACCTGATCAAGGTGATGCGGGAACTGGCGGAGTAA
- the hpf gene encoding ribosome hibernation-promoting factor, HPF/YfiA family yields MTLRISGKSISVGDALRGRVHERTDEVLRKYFDGNYSGHITLSKDGFGFRTDCALHLDSGITLEADSNAADAYASADQALLQIEKRLRRYKSRLKDRSARKTHAEAVAIAELTTPTLHAPSYVIEAPAGEDEHDETGYDPVIIAEATTSLKRFSVSEAVMELDFTGAAVVVFLHGSSGRVNIVYRRADGNVGWVDPPVVQTS; encoded by the coding sequence ATGACCCTCCGCATCTCGGGAAAAAGCATCAGTGTCGGCGACGCCTTGCGTGGCCGGGTTCATGAGCGAACCGACGAAGTGCTGCGAAAGTATTTCGATGGCAATTATTCCGGCCACATCACACTGAGCAAGGACGGCTTCGGCTTTCGTACCGATTGCGCGTTGCATCTGGATTCCGGAATTACGCTCGAGGCCGATTCGAATGCCGCAGATGCCTATGCCAGCGCCGACCAGGCGTTGCTGCAGATCGAGAAGCGCCTGCGCCGCTACAAGAGCCGGCTGAAGGATCGCTCGGCCCGCAAGACGCATGCCGAAGCTGTCGCCATCGCCGAACTGACGACGCCGACCTTGCACGCGCCGAGCTACGTCATCGAGGCGCCCGCCGGGGAAGACGAGCACGACGAGACCGGTTACGATCCGGTGATCATCGCCGAAGCCACAACCTCGCTGAAGCGGTTTTCGGTCAGCGAGGCGGTGATGGAACTGGACTTCACCGGCGCCGCCGTCGTGGTGTTCCTGCATGGCTCGAGCGGGCGCGTGAACATCGTGTATCGTCGCGCCGACGGCAATGTGGGTTGGGTTGACCCGCCGGTGGTTCAGACCTCCTGA
- a CDS encoding DUF1150 family protein: MSEVNIVDVADVSAETLAHLGDGLIAYVKQIRSEDVPGLFPQAPHIAPGLKLFALHAADGTPIMLTDSREAAIANAWSQELQAVSVH; this comes from the coding sequence ATGAGTGAAGTGAATATTGTTGACGTCGCGGATGTCTCCGCCGAAACGCTGGCTCATCTGGGCGATGGGCTGATCGCCTATGTGAAGCAGATCCGCTCCGAGGACGTGCCGGGCCTGTTTCCGCAGGCGCCGCATATTGCGCCCGGATTGAAGCTGTTCGCCCTGCACGCCGCCGATGGCACGCCGATCATGCTGACCGACAGCAGGGAAGCCGCGATTGCCAATGCGTGGAGCCAGGAATTGCAGGCCGTCAGCGTTCACTAA
- a CDS encoding ribonuclease D → MTIRLHRGDLPDLSRYTDSVAIDTETMGLNPHRDRLCVVQLSPGDGSADVVQIPVGHTDAPNLKKLLGDPTVTKIFHFARFDLAALYNGLGVMPSPVYCTKIASRLCRTYTDRHGLKDLVREVLNVDLSKQQQSSDWGQSKLSDAQLSYAASDVLHLHALRERLNVMLAREGRTELAQACFDFLPTRSKLDLSGWSEQDIFAHS, encoded by the coding sequence ATGACCATCCGCCTGCACCGCGGCGATCTGCCGGATTTGAGCCGCTATACCGATTCGGTGGCGATCGACACCGAGACCATGGGGCTCAATCCGCACCGCGACCGGCTTTGCGTGGTGCAGCTGTCGCCCGGCGACGGCAGCGCCGACGTGGTGCAGATCCCGGTCGGGCACACCGACGCGCCGAACCTGAAGAAGCTGCTCGGCGATCCCACGGTGACCAAGATCTTCCATTTCGCCCGCTTCGATCTCGCCGCACTCTATAACGGCCTCGGCGTGATGCCGTCTCCGGTCTATTGCACCAAGATCGCCTCGCGGCTGTGCCGCACCTATACCGACCGCCACGGCCTCAAGGATCTGGTCCGAGAAGTGCTGAATGTCGATCTGTCGAAGCAGCAGCAGTCCAGCGACTGGGGCCAGTCCAAGCTCAGCGATGCGCAATTGTCCTATGCCGCTTCCGACGTGCTGCATCTGCATGCCCTGCGCGAGCGGCTTAACGTCATGCTGGCGCGCGAGGGGCGTACCGAACTGGCGCAGGCCTGCTTCGACTTCCTGCCGACGCGGTCGAAACTCGACCTGTCGGGCTGGTCCGAACAGGATATCTTCGCGCATTCCTGA